A genomic segment from Armatimonadota bacterium encodes:
- a CDS encoding EamA family transporter yields the protein MVLLACVAHAAWNLVCKRSGRTVAFFWLANMFVLVAASPCLAVIPAARRLPPADIWLILLVTGIFQSLYFAFLMAAYQLGDVSIVYPVARLSPLFVVPAAGMILHTWPQPIGFVGVVAVSLGCLLLASPRAGARNAPPQHRRTVRAALLIAVATAIWSAGYTVTDDIGMHRMSRVYGVSPAALLYGYLEWVSTTIFLTALVWIREGLPSMRATWKSSGRAAWQVALLQFGGYVLVLWAYAASQQVAYVAAMRQFSVIMGVVGGMVFLGEPRRPVRLAAAAVITAGLTVIVTAR from the coding sequence TTGGTTCTTCTTGCTTGCGTGGCGCACGCCGCCTGGAACCTGGTCTGCAAGCGTTCTGGGCGCACCGTTGCATTCTTCTGGCTGGCGAACATGTTTGTACTGGTCGCGGCATCGCCTTGCCTTGCCGTTATCCCGGCTGCCCGCCGCCTACCCCCTGCCGACATCTGGCTGATCCTGCTTGTAACCGGCATCTTCCAGTCACTCTATTTCGCGTTTCTGATGGCGGCGTACCAGCTCGGCGATGTCTCGATCGTCTACCCGGTTGCCCGCCTCAGTCCGCTGTTTGTGGTTCCAGCGGCCGGAATGATCCTGCACACGTGGCCGCAACCGATCGGCTTCGTTGGTGTCGTCGCTGTATCGCTCGGCTGCCTGCTACTGGCGTCGCCGAGGGCCGGCGCGCGCAATGCGCCTCCTCAACACCGGCGTACTGTACGCGCTGCGCTTCTCATCGCCGTGGCAACTGCCATCTGGTCGGCCGGGTACACGGTGACCGACGACATCGGCATGCACCGAATGAGCCGCGTATATGGGGTCAGTCCGGCCGCTTTGCTGTACGGCTACCTGGAGTGGGTTTCAACAACGATCTTTCTGACTGCGCTTGTATGGATCCGTGAAGGTCTACCGTCCATGAGGGCCACATGGAAGTCATCCGGGCGGGCGGCGTGGCAGGTAGCCCTGCTGCAGTTTGGAGGTTACGTGCTTGTCCTGTGGGCATACGCAGCCTCGCAGCAGGTGGCCTACGTGGCCGCAATGAGGCAGTTTTCGGTTATAATGGGCGTTGTGGGTGGCATGGTGTTTTTGGGTGAGCCGCGGCGGCCGGTCCGATTGGCCGCCGCCGCCGTAATCACCGCCGGGCTCACAGTTATCGTCACGGCGCGGTAA